In Hymenobacter sp. DG01, one genomic interval encodes:
- a CDS encoding bestrophin family protein yields the protein MYIRKHIHWRVIWAYSWKDVLIFLGYDTLLAVLHGPLQVRWLDIPWQLISILGVAVSFYVGFKNSSSYNRFSEARQLWGGIVNRSRSWAMLVLGNTDPLGPALTPAQVAAQQRLIYRHLAWVNALRLHLRRQPERWEAEVAPFLGPDESVYLRAVANRPAQLLLRQTHDLRQAAGLYTELQQRTLTEDLRELTNLQGGCERIKNTPFPRQYAFSSAAFVWLFIALLPLGLLAEFEKLGHGQYWMTIPFSVLVSWVFVTMELVGHISEDPFENRMNDVPMTALCRTIEIDLRQMLGEQQVPAPVQPVEDVLL from the coding sequence ATGTATATCCGTAAGCACATTCACTGGCGTGTTATCTGGGCCTATTCCTGGAAAGACGTGCTGATTTTTCTTGGCTACGATACCCTGCTGGCCGTATTGCACGGGCCGCTGCAGGTACGCTGGCTGGACATTCCCTGGCAGCTCATCAGCATCCTCGGCGTGGCCGTCTCCTTTTACGTGGGCTTCAAGAACAGCAGCTCCTATAATCGGTTTTCCGAGGCCCGCCAGCTGTGGGGCGGTATCGTGAACCGCAGCCGCAGCTGGGCGATGCTGGTACTGGGCAATACCGACCCATTGGGGCCGGCCCTGACGCCGGCGCAAGTGGCCGCACAGCAGCGGCTGATCTACCGGCACCTGGCCTGGGTGAATGCCCTGCGCCTGCACCTGCGCCGCCAGCCTGAGCGGTGGGAGGCGGAGGTGGCCCCTTTCCTGGGCCCGGACGAGTCCGTGTACTTGCGGGCAGTAGCCAATCGGCCGGCCCAGTTGTTACTGCGGCAGACCCATGACTTGCGCCAGGCAGCCGGTCTCTACACCGAGTTGCAGCAGCGCACCCTTACCGAAGACCTGCGGGAGCTCACCAATCTGCAGGGTGGCTGCGAGCGCATCAAAAACACACCGTTTCCCCGGCAGTATGCCTTTTCCAGCGCTGCGTTCGTCTGGCTCTTTATTGCCCTGCTGCCCCTAGGCTTGCTGGCCGAGTTCGAGAAGCTGGGCCACGGGCAGTACTGGATGACGATTCCGTTCTCGGTGCTGGTGTCCTGGGTGTTTGTGACCATGGAATTGGTGGGCCACATCAGTGAGGACCCGTTTGAGAATCGCATGAACGACGTGCCCATGACGGCGCTCTGCCGCACCATCGAGATTGACCTGCGCCAGATGCTGGGCGAGCAGCAGGTGCCCGCGCCCGTACAGCCCGTGGAGGATGTACTGCTGTAA
- a CDS encoding DUF1345 domain-containing protein codes for MPVLRLLSPRHLLAHLRHLSARQRLLVAAGLGGLSWLLLLPFSLQAATRLVAAWDVFCSGILSLLWAAMYRADAAHIRRVATRQDPGRTWTFVAVLAGSSAALLAVVVLLSGLASMRGPEVSYHVGLSAGAVVGAWLLVHTVFALRYAHAYFSENLATDPPDTLGGLEFPGEPPTSYWDFAYFACIVGMTAQTADVAVSSARLRRLVMLHGLLAFAFNTSIVALAINLLAGLL; via the coding sequence ATGCCTGTTTTACGCCTGCTTTCCCCCCGGCACCTGCTGGCCCATCTGCGTCACCTCTCGGCCCGGCAGCGCCTGCTCGTAGCCGCCGGCCTGGGCGGCCTGAGCTGGCTGCTGCTGCTGCCGTTTTCCTTGCAGGCGGCCACGCGCCTGGTGGCCGCCTGGGACGTGTTTTGCTCCGGCATTCTGAGTTTGCTGTGGGCCGCCATGTACCGGGCCGACGCGGCCCATATCCGGCGCGTCGCCACCCGGCAGGATCCCGGCCGGACCTGGACCTTCGTGGCCGTGCTGGCCGGCAGCAGTGCCGCGCTGCTGGCCGTGGTGGTGCTGCTTTCGGGGCTGGCTTCCATGCGCGGGCCCGAAGTGAGCTACCATGTGGGGTTGTCCGCCGGGGCAGTGGTCGGGGCCTGGCTGCTGGTGCACACCGTGTTTGCTCTGCGCTACGCCCACGCCTACTTCAGCGAAAACCTCGCGACCGACCCACCGGATACGCTGGGGGGACTGGAGTTTCCCGGGGAGCCCCCCACCTCGTACTGGGACTTTGCCTACTTCGCCTGCATCGTGGGCATGACCGCCCAGACCGCCGACGTGGCCGTGTCCTCGGCCCGTCTGCGGCGGCTGGTGATGCTGCACGGCCTGTTGGCCTTTGCTTTCAATACCAGCATCGTGGCGCTGGCCATCAACCTGCTGGCCGGACTGCTCTGA
- a CDS encoding family 1 glycosylhydrolase translates to MSAFMFATGIENSYPTIKLPDGTRQRVDELEKTGHYERWREDFALVKEMGIEFLRYGPPYYRVHTGPSQYDWAFTDETFGALRELGITPLVDLLHFGLPDWLGNFQNPAFPEHFAAYAGAFAARFPDLQFYTPINEIFVTTMFSAQYGWWNECLASDQAFVTALKHVCRANVLAMQAILAVQPGATFIQSESAEYFHPETPAARPLANFLNQKRFLSLDLTYGYPVSVAMYEFLLKNGMTDAEYHWFDDQNIKAKCIMGTDYYRTNERMVREDGSTYPAGDVFGYYVIAKQYYDRYRMPLMHTETNLWEPDAVNWLWRQWANAYRLKQDGIPLVGFTWYSLLDQVDWDTALRENNGRVNPLGLYDLDRKIRPVGRAYQRLIAQWKDVLRDESYGVHINY, encoded by the coding sequence ATGAGCGCCTTCATGTTTGCCACCGGCATCGAAAACAGCTACCCCACTATCAAACTGCCGGACGGCACGAGGCAGCGGGTGGACGAGCTGGAGAAAACCGGCCATTACGAGCGCTGGCGCGAAGACTTCGCCCTGGTCAAGGAAATGGGCATTGAGTTCCTGCGCTACGGCCCGCCCTACTACCGGGTGCATACCGGCCCCAGCCAGTATGACTGGGCCTTTACCGACGAGACCTTCGGCGCCCTGCGCGAGTTGGGCATCACGCCCCTGGTGGACTTGCTGCATTTCGGGCTGCCCGACTGGCTGGGCAACTTCCAGAACCCGGCCTTCCCGGAGCACTTCGCCGCCTACGCCGGGGCCTTTGCCGCCCGGTTCCCGGACCTGCAGTTCTACACGCCCATCAACGAAATCTTCGTCACCACCATGTTTTCGGCCCAGTACGGCTGGTGGAACGAGTGCCTGGCCAGCGACCAGGCCTTTGTGACGGCCCTCAAGCACGTGTGCCGGGCCAATGTGCTGGCCATGCAGGCCATCCTGGCCGTGCAGCCGGGAGCCACCTTCATTCAAAGCGAGTCGGCCGAGTACTTCCACCCCGAAACGCCCGCCGCGCGGCCCCTGGCCAACTTTCTCAATCAGAAGCGCTTCCTGAGCCTCGATTTAACCTACGGCTACCCCGTGAGCGTGGCCATGTACGAGTTCCTGCTCAAAAACGGCATGACGGATGCCGAGTACCACTGGTTTGACGACCAGAACATCAAGGCCAAGTGCATCATGGGTACGGACTACTACCGCACCAACGAGCGTATGGTGCGCGAGGACGGCAGCACCTACCCGGCCGGGGACGTGTTCGGCTACTACGTCATTGCCAAGCAGTACTACGACCGCTACCGCATGCCGCTGATGCACACCGAAACCAATTTGTGGGAACCCGACGCCGTGAACTGGCTCTGGCGGCAGTGGGCCAACGCCTACCGCCTCAAGCAGGACGGCATTCCCCTGGTGGGCTTCACCTGGTACTCGCTGCTCGACCAAGTGGACTGGGACACGGCCCTGCGCGAAAACAACGGCCGCGTTAACCCGCTGGGCCTCTACGACCTGGACCGCAAGATACGGCCCGTGGGCCGGGCCTACCAGCGCCTGATTGCTCAGTGGAAAGACGTACTCCGGGACGAGAGCTACGGCGTGCACATCAACTATTAG
- a CDS encoding SDR family NAD(P)-dependent oxidoreductase produces the protein MRFTDKICLVTGGGSGIGRAACQQLAAEGGTVVVLDRDETTAQQTVDLIEKGGGQARAIRVDLGLVAEIEAAMGTVVAAYGRVDVLVNNAAMMTFKPITELAVEEWDLVMAVNLRAVFLLSKLCLPHMRGGAIVNISSVHAQETTANVIPYAASKGALEAFTRGMSQEYPAARVRTNCVAPGAVDTPMLWNNPNVKSGKEKVEGEVGHPADIAGAICYLASADAHYINGTTLVVDGGRLSIL, from the coding sequence ATGCGCTTCACCGACAAAATATGCCTCGTCACCGGCGGCGGCTCCGGCATCGGCCGGGCGGCCTGCCAGCAGCTGGCCGCTGAAGGCGGCACCGTCGTCGTCCTGGACCGCGACGAAACCACGGCCCAGCAGACCGTGGACCTGATTGAAAAAGGCGGCGGTCAGGCCCGGGCCATCCGGGTTGATTTGGGCCTGGTGGCCGAGATAGAAGCGGCCATGGGCACCGTAGTAGCCGCCTACGGCCGGGTGGATGTGCTGGTCAACAACGCGGCCATGATGACATTTAAGCCGATTACCGAGTTGGCGGTCGAAGAGTGGGACCTGGTCATGGCTGTCAATCTGCGGGCAGTTTTTCTGCTCAGCAAACTGTGCCTGCCCCACATGCGGGGCGGAGCCATCGTCAACATCAGCTCCGTGCATGCGCAGGAAACCACGGCCAACGTGATTCCCTACGCGGCCAGCAAAGGCGCGCTGGAGGCCTTCACCCGGGGCATGAGCCAGGAGTATCCGGCTGCCCGCGTGCGCACCAACTGCGTGGCCCCCGGAGCCGTGGACACGCCCATGCTGTGGAACAACCCGAACGTGAAAAGCGGCAAGGAGAAGGTAGAGGGCGAGGTTGGCCACCCCGCAGACATTGCCGGCGCCATCTGCTACCTGGCCTCGGCCGATGCCCACTACATCAACGGCACCACCCTGGTCGTGGACGGCGGCCGGCTCAGCATCTTGTAA
- a CDS encoding ZIP family metal transporter → MVVGAVVAVLRPPGAAIRSAILHFAAGVVFSVVAVELLPDIVARHRPLEVGLGFGAGVGLMLALRSWTRKAAEKEKATPLPYFAPGTMWASQTEKAADQRRAPLPMGLLTGVAIDILIDGLLLGIGFAAGAEEGLLLAIALTIEVLSLGLATAVELQQEGQPKARTVGVVAALSGLLVVGAGVGITVLQGASDNVMELVLSFGLAALLFLVTEELLTEAHEEPESPWLTSAFFLGFLVFLLLGMLV, encoded by the coding sequence ATGGTCGTGGGGGCCGTTGTGGCCGTGCTGCGCCCGCCGGGCGCGGCCATTCGCAGCGCCATTTTGCACTTCGCCGCCGGGGTGGTGTTTTCCGTGGTGGCCGTCGAGCTGCTGCCCGACATCGTGGCCCGTCACCGTCCGCTGGAGGTTGGCCTGGGCTTCGGGGCGGGGGTAGGGCTGATGCTGGCCTTGCGCTCCTGGACCCGCAAAGCGGCGGAAAAGGAGAAAGCCACGCCACTTCCCTACTTCGCCCCAGGCACCATGTGGGCCTCGCAAACCGAAAAAGCCGCGGACCAGCGCCGGGCGCCGCTGCCCATGGGCCTGCTCACGGGCGTGGCCATCGACATCCTCATCGACGGGCTGCTCTTGGGCATCGGCTTTGCGGCCGGGGCCGAGGAAGGCCTATTGCTGGCCATTGCCCTGACCATTGAGGTGCTGTCGCTGGGGCTGGCTACGGCCGTGGAGTTGCAGCAGGAAGGGCAGCCCAAAGCCCGGACCGTGGGCGTCGTGGCTGCTTTGTCGGGGCTGCTGGTCGTCGGGGCCGGGGTCGGTATCACTGTGCTGCAGGGCGCCTCCGACAACGTCATGGAACTGGTGCTCTCCTTCGGCCTGGCCGCGCTGCTGTTCCTGGTAACGGAAGAGCTGCTGACCGAGGCCCACGAGGAGCCGGAGTCGCCCTGGCTAACCTCCGCATTTTTCCTGGGTTTTCTGGTCTTTCTACTTCTGGGCATGCTCGTGTAG
- the lpdA gene encoding dihydrolipoyl dehydrogenase, protein MTSYDVLIIGSGPGGYIAAVRCGQLGLKTAIIEKYPTLGGTCLNVGCIPSKAVLESTELYQKATHQFTEHGIDADNLRADLPRMMERKDQVVKKVCDGVVFLMKKNKVDVLHGVASFVDATTVLVEPSDGGSGEKQLLTAKNIIIATGSKPSTLPFITLDKERVITSTEALALRELPQHLIIVGGGVIGLELGSVYARLGSKVSVVEYTDAIIPTMDRTLGKELLRSLKKQGLEFYLSHKVTAVERTGDTVKLTAQGGPSAELQLEGDYCLVSVGRRPYTDGLNLAAAGVELDEKGRVKVNEDLQTTVPGIWAIGDVVRGAMLAHKASDEGVYVAELIAGQAPEVNYLLIPGVVYTWPEVAGVGYTEEQLKEQGKAYKVGSFPYSASGRALAGADTEGLVKVLTDAQTDEILGVHMIGARIADIIAEAVGIMHFRGAAEDVGLMSHAHPTYAEAFKEACLNAAGIGALNM, encoded by the coding sequence ATGACCTCCTACGACGTTCTCATTATCGGCTCCGGCCCCGGCGGCTATATCGCGGCCGTACGCTGCGGGCAGCTGGGCCTGAAAACGGCCATCATCGAAAAGTACCCCACCCTGGGCGGCACCTGCCTCAACGTGGGCTGCATCCCCAGCAAGGCGGTACTCGAATCCACCGAGCTCTACCAGAAAGCCACTCACCAGTTCACGGAGCACGGCATTGATGCCGATAACCTGCGTGCCGACCTGCCCCGCATGATGGAGCGCAAGGACCAGGTGGTGAAGAAAGTGTGCGACGGGGTGGTCTTCCTCATGAAGAAAAACAAGGTGGACGTACTCCACGGCGTAGCCTCGTTCGTGGATGCCACCACCGTGCTGGTAGAGCCCAGCGACGGGGGCAGTGGGGAAAAGCAGCTGCTCACGGCCAAAAACATCATCATTGCCACCGGCTCCAAGCCCAGCACCCTGCCCTTCATCACCCTGGATAAGGAGCGTGTCATCACCAGCACCGAGGCGCTGGCCCTGCGCGAGCTGCCCCAGCACCTGATTATTGTGGGCGGCGGGGTTATCGGCCTGGAGCTGGGCTCAGTGTATGCGCGGCTGGGTAGCAAGGTGTCCGTCGTGGAATACACTGACGCCATCATCCCTACCATGGACCGCACCCTGGGCAAGGAGCTGCTACGCTCCCTCAAGAAGCAGGGTCTGGAGTTCTACCTCTCGCACAAGGTGACGGCCGTGGAGCGGACCGGCGACACGGTGAAGCTCACGGCCCAGGGCGGGCCATCGGCCGAGCTGCAGCTGGAAGGCGACTACTGCCTGGTATCAGTGGGCCGCCGGCCCTACACCGACGGGCTGAACCTGGCCGCGGCCGGCGTGGAGCTGGATGAGAAGGGCCGCGTGAAAGTCAACGAGGACCTGCAGACGACGGTGCCGGGCATCTGGGCCATCGGCGACGTGGTGCGCGGGGCCATGCTGGCCCATAAGGCTTCCGATGAAGGCGTGTACGTGGCTGAGCTCATTGCCGGCCAGGCCCCGGAGGTGAACTACCTGCTTATCCCGGGTGTGGTCTATACCTGGCCCGAAGTAGCTGGTGTGGGCTACACCGAGGAGCAGCTCAAGGAGCAGGGCAAAGCCTATAAGGTGGGTTCCTTTCCGTATTCCGCCTCCGGCCGGGCGCTGGCCGGGGCTGACACCGAAGGGTTGGTGAAGGTGCTCACCGACGCGCAGACCGACGAGATTCTGGGCGTGCACATGATCGGGGCCCGCATTGCCGACATCATTGCCGAGGCCGTGGGCATCATGCACTTCCGGGGCGCGGCCGAAGACGTGGGCCTGATGTCGCATGCCCACCCCACCTACGCCGAAGCCTTCAAGGAAGCCTGCCTGAACGCGGCCGGCATCGGGGCCCTCAATATGTAA
- a CDS encoding cation diffusion facilitator family transporter yields the protein MSGSHGMSGSAASRNKRQLTIVFFLTLTYLLAEVVGGFWTGSLALLADAGHMLTDVAGVGLALLAIRFGEKPATPQRTYGYYRFEILAALTNAVVLILISIYILYEAYLRFRNPPQVESGQMLWIAGLGLAVNLAGMYLLRQGKDESLNMKGAYFEVLSDMLTSIGVIAAGIIMLTTGWYYADPLLSAGIGLFILPRTWALLKESVNVLLEGTPADINLEELRQGLLQVPGVAAVHDLHAWVLTSGVNALSAHVVLAEAAGHEEVLTRAQAYVTGKHSIQHATIQVERGDVARHETHL from the coding sequence ATGAGCGGGTCCCACGGTATGAGCGGCAGCGCCGCCAGCCGCAACAAGCGGCAACTGACCATTGTCTTCTTTCTAACGCTGACCTACCTGCTGGCGGAAGTAGTGGGCGGGTTCTGGACCGGCAGTCTGGCCCTGCTGGCCGACGCGGGCCACATGCTCACCGACGTGGCCGGCGTGGGGCTGGCCCTGCTGGCCATCCGCTTCGGGGAGAAACCGGCGACGCCGCAGCGCACCTACGGCTACTACCGCTTTGAGATCCTGGCGGCGCTGACCAACGCGGTGGTGCTGATTCTGATTTCGATTTATATTCTCTATGAGGCCTATCTGCGCTTTCGGAACCCGCCCCAGGTGGAAAGTGGGCAGATGCTATGGATCGCAGGTCTCGGACTGGCGGTTAACCTGGCCGGCATGTACTTGCTGCGGCAGGGCAAAGACGAGAGTCTGAACATGAAGGGAGCGTACTTCGAAGTGCTCAGCGACATGCTGACGTCTATCGGGGTAATTGCCGCCGGTATCATTATGCTCACCACCGGCTGGTACTACGCCGACCCGCTGCTCTCGGCCGGCATTGGCCTGTTCATCCTGCCCCGCACCTGGGCCCTGCTCAAGGAGTCGGTGAACGTGCTGCTGGAAGGTACCCCGGCCGATATCAACCTGGAGGAGCTGCGCCAGGGCCTGCTGCAAGTGCCGGGCGTGGCGGCCGTACACGACCTGCACGCCTGGGTGCTGACCTCCGGCGTCAATGCCCTGAGTGCCCACGTCGTGCTGGCCGAGGCCGCCGGGCACGAGGAAGTACTGACCCGCGCCCAGGCGTACGTCACGGGCAAGCATTCCATCCAGCACGCGACCATTCAAGTGGAGCGCGGCGACGTTGCCCGGCACGAAACCCACCTCTAA
- a CDS encoding heavy metal translocating P-type ATPase produces the protein MPDPTPSNTDEELNTAKQVQLDNVGALSRDQLTPEAAAAPEGHDVPGHDHATHDHTGHHHPPGKQVVDLAGQPADEHAGHSHGDGDDHDHGPAGDNPYLWPGVSLALLLAGIALDYYTVGFFTGYVRLLWYGVAFLLVGWKVIRSAVQSIPSGNVFNEFLLMSIATLGAFAIGEYPEGVAVMLFYTVGELFQDAAVNRAKRSIKALLEIQATEVTVLRGGQSLVLDPKQVQVGDTIEVKPGEKVALDGTLTKGPASFNTAALTGESVPQTKQTGEPVLAGMVNLESLIQVAVTAGYQDTKLAKILAMVQDAVGRKAKTQQFITKFAKIYTPIVVALAVLLVLVPSFVVEDYVFRDWLYRALVFLVISCPCALVISIPLGYFGGIGAASKAGILFKGSNFLDAMRELDTVVMDKTGTLTEGVFAVQQVQAVGLEKAQLLRLLGALETKSTHPIAKAVVAHVGAATAGVAVENVEEIAGHGLRGRVDGRDVLAGNTKLLRKFNVAYPAEVDQVVDSIVVGAVDGQYAGYLTVADAPKEDAARAVQELRADGISKLVMLSGDKDSIVQRVARELGIDEAHGGLLPEDKARYVQQYKTEGRKLAFVGDGVNDAPVVALADVGIAMGGLGSDATIETADVVIQTDHPSKIATARRIARATHRVVWQNIWLAFVVKGIVLVLGAGGLATMWEAVFADVGVALLAILNAVRIQRMDYSTPGTGNPSPASLAAPQAQHTLSVVEPMPRALRQGPHHPNDQTT, from the coding sequence ATGCCTGATCCAACCCCTTCCAATACCGACGAAGAGCTCAACACCGCCAAGCAGGTGCAGCTCGACAACGTGGGCGCCCTGAGCCGGGACCAGCTCACGCCTGAGGCCGCCGCCGCGCCCGAGGGCCACGACGTGCCCGGCCACGACCACGCCACCCACGACCACACGGGCCACCACCATCCCCCCGGCAAACAGGTCGTGGACCTGGCCGGCCAACCGGCCGACGAGCACGCCGGCCACTCCCACGGGGACGGCGACGACCACGACCACGGTCCGGCCGGGGACAACCCCTACCTCTGGCCCGGGGTGAGCCTGGCCCTGCTGCTGGCCGGCATTGCGCTCGACTACTATACGGTGGGCTTTTTTACCGGCTACGTGCGCCTGCTCTGGTACGGGGTGGCCTTCCTGCTGGTGGGCTGGAAAGTCATCCGCTCCGCCGTGCAAAGCATTCCGTCGGGCAACGTGTTCAACGAGTTTCTGCTCATGAGCATCGCCACGCTGGGGGCGTTTGCCATCGGCGAGTACCCGGAAGGGGTGGCCGTGATGCTGTTCTACACAGTCGGCGAATTATTCCAGGACGCGGCCGTGAACCGGGCCAAGCGCAGCATCAAGGCCCTGCTGGAAATCCAGGCCACGGAAGTCACGGTGCTGCGAGGCGGGCAGTCCCTGGTGCTGGATCCCAAACAGGTACAGGTAGGCGATACCATTGAAGTGAAGCCCGGCGAGAAGGTAGCCCTGGATGGGACGCTGACCAAGGGACCGGCTTCCTTCAATACGGCGGCCCTGACGGGGGAATCCGTGCCCCAGACCAAACAAACGGGGGAGCCGGTGCTGGCCGGCATGGTCAACCTGGAAAGCCTGATTCAGGTAGCCGTCACGGCAGGCTACCAGGACACGAAGCTGGCCAAGATCCTGGCCATGGTGCAGGACGCGGTGGGCCGCAAGGCTAAAACCCAGCAGTTCATCACCAAGTTCGCCAAAATCTACACCCCCATCGTAGTGGCGCTGGCCGTGCTGCTGGTGCTGGTGCCCTCCTTCGTGGTAGAGGACTATGTCTTCCGGGACTGGTTGTACCGGGCCCTGGTGTTCCTGGTCATTTCCTGCCCCTGCGCGCTGGTCATCAGCATTCCGCTGGGTTACTTCGGCGGCATCGGCGCGGCCTCCAAAGCGGGCATCCTGTTCAAAGGCTCCAACTTCCTGGATGCCATGCGCGAATTGGATACGGTGGTGATGGACAAAACCGGCACCCTCACGGAGGGGGTGTTTGCCGTGCAGCAGGTGCAGGCGGTGGGACTGGAGAAAGCCCAGCTGCTGCGGCTGCTCGGGGCGCTGGAAACCAAATCGACGCACCCGATTGCCAAAGCCGTCGTGGCCCACGTCGGCGCGGCTACCGCCGGCGTGGCAGTAGAGAACGTGGAGGAAATAGCCGGCCACGGCCTACGGGGCCGGGTGGACGGGCGCGACGTGCTGGCCGGCAACACCAAGTTGCTGCGCAAGTTTAACGTGGCCTACCCGGCCGAAGTAGACCAGGTGGTGGACAGCATCGTGGTGGGGGCCGTGGACGGGCAGTACGCGGGCTACCTGACTGTGGCCGACGCCCCGAAAGAGGACGCGGCCCGCGCCGTGCAGGAGCTGCGCGCCGACGGCATCAGCAAGCTGGTCATGCTCTCGGGCGACAAGGACAGCATCGTGCAGCGCGTCGCCCGGGAGCTGGGCATCGACGAGGCCCACGGCGGCCTGCTGCCCGAGGACAAGGCCCGCTACGTGCAGCAGTACAAAACCGAAGGGCGGAAGCTGGCCTTCGTGGGCGACGGGGTAAACGATGCTCCGGTGGTGGCCCTGGCCGACGTGGGCATTGCCATGGGCGGGCTGGGCTCGGATGCGACCATTGAAACCGCCGACGTGGTTATCCAAACCGACCACCCCAGCAAGATTGCCACCGCCCGGCGCATTGCCCGCGCCACTCACCGCGTGGTGTGGCAGAATATCTGGCTGGCTTTCGTGGTGAAAGGCATCGTGCTGGTGCTGGGCGCGGGCGGCTTGGCGACCATGTGGGAGGCCGTGTTTGCCGACGTGGGCGTGGCCCTGCTGGCTATTTTAAATGCCGTGCGCATTCAGCGCATGGACTATTCCACGCCGGGTACCGGTAACCCGTCGCCTGCTTCTCTCGCTGCCCCACAAGCGCAGCATACCCTGTCAGTGGTTGAGCCCATGCCCCGGGCGCTGCGCCAGGGCCCGCACCACCCTAACGACCAAACGACATGA
- a CDS encoding efflux RND transporter periplasmic adaptor subunit, which translates to MTKYALLALLGLTLAGCGQEKTDTAAPEAAGATTETSAAGGEAAAEENATETTLSAAEQRAAGIRLGRVEDRVLSGTLKVNGTLDAPPENAVAVSALLGGIVERTTLLQGSRVQAGQVLATVRNPEFVQLQQDYLETSSQLEFARAEYERQQELYRQEVAPQKNFQRARAEYRAMQTQVAAQAARLRLAGLPVGGKITTTAPVRAPRGGFLKTVNASAGQSVTSTDVLFEIVDPAHLDVVLTVFEKDVPQVRVGQTVRYTLANDSAGAEHRAKVYVIGRAVSEDRTVRVYAHLSREDASRLPGTYVRATIETNSATLPSLPDKALVQFGGKSYVFVAEGPAGKNQETHYRMVPVTAGVSENGYTEVRLPQGTAAAQVVVEGAYSLLAKLKNAEEEE; encoded by the coding sequence ATGACAAAATACGCATTGCTGGCCCTGCTGGGCCTGACGCTGGCCGGTTGCGGTCAGGAGAAAACGGATACGGCGGCACCGGAAGCGGCCGGGGCCACCACGGAAACATCGGCCGCGGGCGGCGAAGCCGCCGCCGAAGAAAACGCTACCGAAACCACCCTGTCGGCTGCCGAGCAGCGGGCGGCCGGCATCCGGCTGGGCCGGGTGGAAGACCGGGTGCTCAGCGGCACGCTCAAAGTCAACGGCACGCTCGACGCGCCCCCGGAAAACGCGGTGGCCGTCAGCGCCCTGCTCGGGGGCATCGTGGAGCGGACGACCCTGCTACAGGGCAGCCGCGTGCAGGCCGGGCAGGTGCTGGCGACGGTGCGCAACCCCGAGTTTGTGCAGCTCCAGCAGGATTACCTGGAAACCAGCAGCCAGCTGGAGTTTGCCCGCGCCGAGTACGAGCGCCAGCAGGAGCTCTACCGCCAGGAAGTAGCCCCGCAGAAAAATTTCCAAAGGGCCCGTGCCGAATACCGAGCCATGCAGACCCAGGTGGCGGCGCAAGCCGCCCGCCTGCGCCTGGCGGGCCTGCCGGTGGGCGGCAAGATTACCACGACGGCCCCGGTGCGGGCCCCGCGCGGCGGCTTCCTGAAAACCGTGAATGCCAGCGCCGGGCAAAGCGTGACCTCGACCGACGTGCTGTTTGAAATCGTGGACCCGGCCCACCTGGACGTGGTGCTCACTGTGTTCGAGAAGGACGTGCCGCAGGTGCGCGTGGGCCAGACCGTGCGCTACACCCTGGCCAATGATTCGGCCGGGGCCGAGCACCGGGCGAAGGTGTATGTGATTGGCCGCGCCGTGAGCGAGGACCGCACGGTGCGCGTGTACGCCCACCTGAGCCGGGAAGACGCCAGCCGCCTGCCCGGCACCTACGTGCGGGCCACTATCGAAACCAACTCGGCCACGTTGCCCTCCCTGCCCGACAAGGCCCTGGTGCAGTTTGGGGGAAAGAGCTACGTGTTCGTGGCCGAAGGTCCGGCAGGAAAAAACCAGGAAACGCACTACCGCATGGTGCCCGTGACGGCGGGGGTAAGCGAAAACGGCTACACCGAAGTCCGTCTGCCGCAAGGCACTGCGGCGGCGCAGGTCGTGGTGGAGGGCGCGTACTCGCTGCTGGCCAAGCTCAAAAACGCGGAAGAAGAAGAATAG